The following is a genomic window from Nocardioides thalensis.
CGCGAGGTTCTGGCGCCGGGCGATCAGGGCGCGGTAGCGGGGGAGCGCCTGCAGGCGGGCGACGTGCGCGACGTACGTCGTGTTGGCCGGAGGCCGCGGGCGGCGTACCCGCGCGGCGATCACGACGATGACGACGAGCGTCGTCAGCAGCAGCATCAGCCAGGTCTGCGCGAACGTGGACTCGAGGGTGGTCCAGTTCATCCCCATGACGCCACCACCGTGCGGGCGTCGTCGACGGCGCGCTCGAAGGCGGCGCGAGCGGCCTCGCGGCTCGCGCCGTCGGGGTCGTCGGGCGCGAACTCGGGCGGATACATCACCGCGATCGCGTCGGCGAGCTGGCGGGGCGCGCGGGCGCGGAGGTCGGCGAGCGTCATCGTGCGGGCCGGGAGGTCGCTGACCTCCTCGACGTAGCCGCGCACCAGGCCGCTGAGCTGCTGGTGGGCCAGCCGGGGCTCGATGCGCCCGCTGCGCACGTCGTCCTCGATCGAGTCGATCCGCGACAGGTGCCGGCCGCGGGCCGTCGTCACCGGCGGCGCCGCGGGCTCGTCGGCGCGCGGCCGGGTGAGCGCCCACGCCGCGACGTAGTAGGCCGCGACCAGGGCGAGGCCGATCAGCGCGAGCGTCAGCCAGGTGCCCGCGTAGTCGACCGGCCCGGTGAACTCCTCCGGCAGTGGGACGTCACCTGCGGACAGCATGACGGTGCCTCTCCAGCAGGCGGAAGACGGCGGCGACGGCGGAGTCGCCGTCGTGCACGTGCTCGTGGACGATGCCGAGCTGGTCGAGCCGACGCCGGCGGTCGGCCTCCTCGGCGCGCACCAGTGCGGCGTACTCCTCCTGGAGCACGGTGTCGCCGCGGATCCAGTCGGGTACGGCGCTGCCGGAGTCGATGTCGACGAGGCGGCCTGCCCCGTCGTCCTCCGGGACGCTCGTCGGGTCGAGGTCGCCGATCGTCACGAACAGCACCTCGTGCTGGACCGTGAGCCGCTTGAGCGCGTCGGCGAGGTCGCGCGAGATCTCCCGCTCGTCGGCGACGACCAGCAGGATCGTGCGGCGGCGCACGGCGCGGGCGGCGTACCGCAGGACCGCGGTGAGGTCGGCGGCCGGGGCGTCGGGGGTGGTCGTGTCGTGCACCTCGGCGAGCAGCCGCTCGAGGTGCAGCTCGCCGCCGCCCGGCGGGCGCACGTGCTGGTCGGCGGCGTGGCCGTGCACCAGCGCCACCAAGTCCTTGTGCTCCACGGCGAGGTAGCCGACCATGCCCGCGACCAGCACCGCGAGGTCGCGCTTGGCGACGCGGGCGTCGTTCATCGCGGCCATGCTCCGCCCGGTGCTGACGCACAGCAGGATCGTGTGCTTGCGCTCGGCGACGTACCTCTTGACCAGCAGGCTGCGGGTGCGCGCCGACGCCTTCCAGTCGATGTCCTTCACGTCGTCGCCGCGGACGTACTCGCGGAGGTCGTTGAAGTCGATGCCGCGCCCGGTCTGGACCGCGGCGTACTCGCCCTGGAGCAGGCCGCGCACCTTGCGGTGCGCGTGGATCGAGAGCCGGGACTTGACCCGGGTCAGGTGGGCCACCGATCAGCTCACGGCGTGGGGACTGCGCGGAAGACCGCGTCGATGATGGTCTCCGGGGCCACCCGGTCCGCGAGCGCCTCGAAGCTCAGGTGGATCCGGTGCCGCAGCACGCTGTAGCGCAGCTCGCGCACGTCCTCGGGGATCACGTAGTGACGGCCCTGGAGCACCGCCATCGCGCGGGCGGCCTGGAAGAACGCGATCGTGCCGCGCGGGCTGGCACCGATCTCGACGTACGGCGCGAGCTTGGCGCCGAGCACCTGCGCGCCCCCGCGGGTGGCGCGGATGACGGACACGACGTACTTCTTGATCGCCGGGTCGACGTAGACGCGCCGGACGAGCGACTGGAGGTCGATGACGTCGGCGGTCGAGATGACCGGCGCGACCGGCTGCTGGTGCTGGCCGAGCGTGCCGTCGTCGATCAGGTCGAGCACCGCGATCTCGTCGGCCTCGGCCGGGTAGTCGACGATCTCCTTGAGCAGGAACCGGTCCATCTGGGCGTGGGGGAGCACGTAGGTGCCCTCGTGGTCGATCGGGTTCTGCGTCGCGAGCACGAGGAACGGCGTCGGCAGCCGGTGGATCGTGCCGGCGATCGACGTCTGCTGCTCCTGCATCGCCTCGAGCAGCGCCGACTGGGTCTTGGCGCTGGCGCGGTTGATCTCGTCGAGCAGCACCAGGTTGGCGTGGACCGGGCCGAGCTGGGTCTCGAACTCGTGCGTGCGCGGGTCGTAGACCTGGGTGCCGATGATGTCGCTCGGCAGCAGGTCGGGCGTGCACTGGATGCGCGAGAAGCGGGCGTCGACCGCCTGCGCCAGGGTCGACGCCGACAGGGTCTTCGCGAGGCCGGGAACGCTCTCCATCAAGACGTGTCCCTCGGCGAGCAGGCTGACGAGGAGGGCGGTGCGCAGCCGGTCCTGGCCGACGACCCGGCTGTCGAACGCGGCGGACACCCGGTCGATCGCGTCGGTCGCGCGCGCGAGCTCGTCGGCGGTCAGCGGGTTGGCCGCGGTCGCGGGCGTGGTCGTGCTCATCGTGTGCTCCTCATCGGTTCCTGCTCAGATCCCGGCGGTGAGCCGGTCACGGGTGGCCGCGTCGCGGCGAAGTCGGGCGAGGTCGCGCTTGCGGCGCTCGGCGATGACGGCGGCCAGCACGAGCTCGGGTGGCTCGTTGCCCATCGGCCGCGGTGCGACGTACTGAAGCACGTCGGCGAGCAGGGCGCCGCCGAGCCGGTCGCGGGTGGGACGGTCGAGCCCGGGCAGCCGCCCGAGGAACTGGCGTACGGCGAGCGCGAGCCCGGTCGGGAGGGAGGCGATGTCGGCGTGGGCCGCCCACGCCGCGAGCTGGCGGGGCATCTCGGGCGGGTGCGGCAGCTGCAGGGTGACGCGGTCGCGGACGACGTACGTGCCCGCGGCGTAGTCGCCGAGCCGCTTGCCGCGCCGGCTCAGCAGCATCGAGAAGAATGCGGGCGCGCCCGAGAACGCGTAGATCTCGACGAAGCCGATGAGCGCGCGCACCACCGCGTGGTGGAAGCTGATCGGGCCGCCGTCGTCGCGCACCGTGCGCAGCCCCATCGCGAGCTTGCCGACCGAGCGGCCGCGGGTGAGCG
Proteins encoded in this region:
- a CDS encoding DUF58 domain-containing protein; the protein is MAHLTRVKSRLSIHAHRKVRGLLQGEYAAVQTGRGIDFNDLREYVRGDDVKDIDWKASARTRSLLVKRYVAERKHTILLCVSTGRSMAAMNDARVAKRDLAVLVAGMVGYLAVEHKDLVALVHGHAADQHVRPPGGGELHLERLLAEVHDTTTPDAPAADLTAVLRYAARAVRRRTILLVVADEREISRDLADALKRLTVQHEVLFVTIGDLDPTSVPEDDGAGRLVDIDSGSAVPDWIRGDTVLQEEYAALVRAEEADRRRRLDQLGIVHEHVHDGDSAVAAVFRLLERHRHAVRR
- a CDS encoding AAA family ATPase; this encodes MSTTTPATAANPLTADELARATDAIDRVSAAFDSRVVGQDRLRTALLVSLLAEGHVLMESVPGLAKTLSASTLAQAVDARFSRIQCTPDLLPSDIIGTQVYDPRTHEFETQLGPVHANLVLLDEINRASAKTQSALLEAMQEQQTSIAGTIHRLPTPFLVLATQNPIDHEGTYVLPHAQMDRFLLKEIVDYPAEADEIAVLDLIDDGTLGQHQQPVAPVISTADVIDLQSLVRRVYVDPAIKKYVVSVIRATRGGAQVLGAKLAPYVEIGASPRGTIAFFQAARAMAVLQGRHYVIPEDVRELRYSVLRHRIHLSFEALADRVAPETIIDAVFRAVPTP
- a CDS encoding RDD family protein; this translates as MSAAEFATLTEDDLVTGEGVALDLPAASLGTRLVSGLIDLLVTLVGGFITFFVLLTATVQTDEALLWAAYVLGMVLVFVVFPATLETLTRGRSVGKLAMGLRTVRDDGGPISFHHAVVRALIGFVEIYAFSGAPAFFSMLLSRRGKRLGDYAAGTYVVRDRVTLQLPHPPEMPRQLAAWAAHADIASLPTGLALAVRQFLGRLPGLDRPTRDRLGGALLADVLQYVAPRPMGNEPPELVLAAVIAERRKRDLARLRRDAATRDRLTAGI